A stretch of the Fibrobacter sp. UBA4297 genome encodes the following:
- a CDS encoding carbohydrate-binding protein, protein MKRMGEVLKAAAYGLVFAIPAFASTVNVDVTEEHQVIRGFGGMVHNQWQGGGGLSEADAKIAFGTGDGTIGLNTLRIPVYANSNDFNKEVQAAKYAKKYAGDDFILYATPWTSPYAGANQHMASSNYQKYVDHLNSFNDYMKNQGVPLYAISISNEPDWCHEWACWSADEIYNFTKGYADKMRKNGVKVISTESFRYDKNLYNKVLNDANALKNWDILGAHFYASDRRTGDNFFQYSLADQKKVERWMTEHYTESQGSGNYWRTITNTGDQANANKRDTVNAMDVAYEIHRAMVVGNFNQYTWWYIRRCYGLIMEKDFGNKLQIPSNEIGKISKRGYVMSQFARFVRPGAVRVGATANPEKEVFASAYKSKDGDSVIVVLVNRDYKNSKTVTVNVKGADVESFHVYTTSQAKNAKYEGEVEVKNGSVTITMDAGSSEFKDCIVTLVGSGTPADPVPREPFGGKVVELPGKVEAENFDIPGTGKENKTYYETDSDDHGETNYREGTGVDIYKKATGYIVGYNQEGEWLEYTVNVKEAGDYTFFAAVASANATSSFQMSLDGKELTDVISVPKNDGEENYDDYNKVSANVTLPAGQHILRFTVVGSWMDVDYFTFVKGKDAKDPEPIGGETGDSSIAIKYSKPHMVTVAETFGVYDVNGMFVGKFNAVSADVLHMTQNVVRRGGVYIVKSLKGGKAYRISVVK, encoded by the coding sequence ATGAAGCGCATGGGTGAAGTCTTGAAGGCTGCCGCTTACGGTTTGGTTTTTGCTATACCTGCTTTTGCCTCGACGGTCAACGTTGACGTGACCGAAGAACACCAGGTTATCCGCGGGTTTGGCGGCATGGTGCATAACCAGTGGCAGGGCGGTGGAGGCCTTTCCGAAGCCGATGCGAAGATTGCTTTTGGTACGGGCGATGGCACAATCGGCCTCAACACGCTCCGTATTCCGGTTTACGCCAATTCCAATGACTTCAACAAGGAAGTTCAGGCCGCAAAGTATGCCAAAAAGTACGCCGGCGATGACTTTATCCTTTATGCGACTCCGTGGACATCGCCGTACGCAGGGGCGAACCAGCACATGGCTTCTTCGAATTACCAGAAGTATGTGGACCACCTGAATAGCTTTAACGACTACATGAAGAATCAGGGCGTACCCCTGTACGCTATCTCCATCAGTAACGAACCGGACTGGTGCCATGAATGGGCTTGCTGGAGTGCCGACGAAATCTACAACTTCACCAAGGGTTACGCAGACAAAATGCGCAAGAACGGGGTCAAGGTGATTTCGACGGAATCGTTCCGTTATGACAAGAACCTCTACAACAAGGTCTTGAACGATGCCAATGCCCTCAAGAACTGGGACATTCTCGGCGCGCATTTTTACGCGAGTGACCGAAGGACTGGGGACAACTTCTTCCAGTACAGCCTTGCTGACCAAAAAAAAGTCGAACGCTGGATGACGGAACACTATACCGAAAGCCAGGGAAGCGGTAACTACTGGCGCACGATTACGAATACGGGTGACCAGGCGAACGCCAACAAGCGCGATACCGTGAACGCCATGGACGTGGCTTACGAAATCCACCGCGCCATGGTCGTAGGCAATTTCAATCAGTACACCTGGTGGTACATCCGTCGCTGCTATGGCCTGATTATGGAAAAGGACTTTGGCAACAAGCTCCAGATTCCGAGCAACGAAATCGGCAAGATTTCTAAGCGCGGTTACGTGATGAGCCAGTTTGCGCGCTTTGTCCGCCCGGGTGCTGTCCGCGTGGGCGCTACAGCAAACCCCGAAAAGGAAGTCTTTGCAAGTGCATACAAGAGCAAAGATGGCGATAGCGTTATCGTGGTGCTCGTGAACCGCGACTACAAGAATAGCAAGACTGTGACCGTCAATGTGAAGGGTGCCGATGTGGAATCCTTCCACGTGTACACGACGAGCCAGGCAAAGAATGCAAAATATGAAGGCGAAGTTGAAGTGAAGAACGGCTCCGTGACTATCACCATGGATGCGGGAAGCTCGGAATTCAAGGACTGCATTGTGACACTCGTGGGCAGTGGCACTCCGGCAGATCCTGTACCTCGCGAACCGTTTGGTGGCAAGGTTGTGGAGCTCCCGGGCAAGGTTGAAGCCGAGAACTTCGACATTCCGGGTACCGGCAAGGAAAACAAGACCTATTACGAAACCGATTCCGATGACCATGGCGAAACCAACTACCGTGAAGGCACTGGCGTTGACATTTACAAGAAGGCTACTGGCTATATCGTGGGCTACAACCAGGAAGGCGAATGGCTTGAATACACTGTAAACGTGAAGGAAGCGGGCGATTACACGTTCTTTGCGGCTGTCGCATCGGCCAATGCAACTTCGAGCTTCCAGATGTCCCTGGACGGCAAGGAACTCACGGACGTGATTTCTGTGCCTAAGAACGATGGCGAAGAAAATTACGATGATTACAACAAGGTGAGCGCAAACGTGACGCTCCCGGCCGGTCAGCATATTCTCCGCTTTACCGTGGTCGGCTCCTGGATGGATGTGGACTACTTCACGTTTGTGAAGGGCAAGGATGCTAAGGACCCCGAACCTATCGGCGGTGAAACGGGAGATTCTTCAATTGCCATCAAGTATTCGAAGCCTCACATGGTCACTGTCGCTGAAACGTTTGGCGTCTATGACGTGAATGGCATGTTCGTGGGCAAGTTCAATGCCGTGTCTGCCGATGTCCTGCACATGACCCAAAATGTGGTGCG
- a CDS encoding carbohydrate-binding protein, with protein MRLLKRLTMAGLLAGFGVGALADNPISSYHYLADPGAAADDTYFYVITDSDDPAASNANGYNIKALYGFRTKDMKNWTDFGIIYDARKVDGIGDIWASGIAVNPNDHRLYIVFPDGGGGGVGLIGADSIAGPWTNPVSGNKKLINNWGGGLADCDGIGWCFDPAIFFDDDGTGYFTFGGGSSNSRPANDNNNNIFNIYKFNKDMKGFDVSSKTNLKIGGPKAMEASYIHKYKGNYYLSYSTADLRIAYGMSKNPMGPYEYKGIFMGNPNINGQNINANNNNHHGIAEFKGHWYVAYHDRRIANGYDGLEKIPADDGKPNPVPAFHRSVSVDEFFYNNDGTMKSLTFTKEGPKQIENFDPYDWYPALTSSKQKGIRSRSNWAPGKVAEHLLLPLSTKESWIRVSGVDFGTAATGFVVQAASAADGNKIEIHSGSATGTLAGTCTLKNTGNKNTFAENSCEVTGLKGIVDEIFLVFKGSQDSTMAIKAWGFEGSGTTPPTPQVPYDSVAVKLPAKIEAEKYDIPGTGRGGDVDSYSDNDSENQGDAKFREDLGVDIVEGGTGMAIGYTASGEWLEYTVEVPEDGDYAIKASASTGMESASFCFLVDGKAVGDTITVPQTGEDWSVYKEFDGGKAKLTKGTHVIRLVITGDNVNVDWFSLGDVEKMGIRNAVRFQTSGSREFRVYSVSGKLMGTVELAGKKASEALQSAGFNKGVYMLKSIDGRKTFMTSVAR; from the coding sequence ATGAGATTACTGAAACGTTTAACGATGGCTGGCTTGCTGGCGGGCTTTGGTGTGGGCGCGCTTGCAGACAACCCGATTTCGAGTTACCACTATTTGGCGGACCCGGGTGCCGCTGCCGATGATACTTATTTCTATGTCATAACCGACTCGGATGACCCTGCTGCATCGAATGCCAATGGCTATAATATCAAGGCCCTTTACGGTTTCCGCACGAAGGATATGAAGAACTGGACCGACTTCGGTATCATTTACGATGCCCGCAAGGTCGATGGCATTGGCGATATCTGGGCGTCTGGCATTGCGGTGAACCCGAATGACCACAGACTTTACATTGTGTTCCCGGATGGCGGTGGTGGCGGTGTCGGCCTTATCGGTGCCGACAGCATTGCAGGCCCGTGGACAAACCCGGTCTCTGGCAACAAGAAGCTCATCAACAACTGGGGTGGCGGTCTTGCAGACTGCGACGGTATCGGTTGGTGCTTTGACCCGGCAATCTTCTTCGATGACGATGGCACGGGCTATTTCACGTTCGGTGGCGGTAGTAGCAATTCCCGCCCGGCAAACGACAACAACAATAACATCTTCAATATTTACAAGTTCAACAAGGATATGAAGGGCTTCGATGTGAGCTCCAAGACCAACCTGAAAATTGGCGGTCCGAAGGCGATGGAAGCATCATACATCCATAAGTATAAGGGTAATTACTATCTCTCTTATAGTACGGCCGACTTGCGCATTGCATACGGCATGTCCAAGAACCCGATGGGTCCTTACGAATACAAGGGTATCTTCATGGGGAACCCGAATATTAACGGCCAGAACATCAATGCGAACAATAATAACCACCATGGCATTGCAGAATTCAAGGGCCACTGGTACGTGGCTTACCATGACCGCCGCATTGCAAACGGTTATGACGGCCTCGAAAAAATCCCGGCAGACGATGGCAAGCCGAATCCGGTGCCGGCTTTCCACCGCAGCGTAAGCGTTGACGAGTTTTTCTACAACAATGACGGTACCATGAAGTCGCTGACCTTCACGAAGGAAGGCCCGAAGCAGATTGAAAACTTCGATCCGTATGACTGGTACCCGGCTTTGACGAGTTCCAAGCAGAAGGGCATTCGCAGCCGTTCGAACTGGGCTCCGGGCAAGGTCGCCGAACATTTGCTGCTTCCGCTTTCGACGAAGGAATCCTGGATTCGCGTGAGTGGCGTGGACTTTGGTACGGCGGCAACGGGCTTTGTGGTTCAGGCGGCAAGCGCTGCTGATGGCAACAAGATTGAAATTCATTCGGGCTCTGCTACAGGTACGCTCGCTGGCACTTGTACGCTCAAGAATACCGGCAACAAGAACACTTTTGCAGAAAATTCCTGCGAAGTGACCGGCCTCAAGGGCATCGTAGATGAAATTTTCCTCGTGTTCAAGGGCTCTCAGGACTCCACCATGGCAATTAAGGCATGGGGCTTTGAAGGTAGCGGCACAACTCCGCCGACTCCGCAAGTTCCCTACGATAGCGTCGCCGTGAAGCTCCCGGCAAAGATTGAAGCTGAAAAGTACGACATCCCGGGCACGGGTCGCGGTGGCGATGTGGATTCTTACAGCGATAACGATTCCGAAAACCAGGGCGATGCCAAGTTCCGCGAAGATTTGGGCGTTGACATTGTCGAAGGTGGCACGGGCATGGCGATTGGCTATACCGCATCTGGCGAATGGCTTGAATATACGGTCGAAGTCCCGGAAGACGGCGATTATGCGATTAAGGCCTCGGCTTCTACTGGCATGGAAAGCGCGAGCTTCTGCTTCTTGGTGGACGGCAAGGCTGTTGGCGATACCATTACGGTTCCGCAGACCGGTGAAGACTGGAGCGTCTACAAGGAATTCGATGGTGGCAAGGCGAAACTTACTAAGGGCACTCATGTAATCCGTCTCGTGATTACTGGCGACAACGTAAACGTCGATTGGTTCTCCCTTGGCGATGTGGAAAAGATGGGTATCAGGAACGCAGTGAGGTTCCAGACGAGCGGTTCCCGCGAATTCCGCGTGTATAGCGTGAGCGGAAAGCTCATGGGCACTGTGGAACTCGCCGGAAAGAAGGCTAGCGAAGCCCTCCAGAGTGCAGGTTTCAACAAAGGCGTTTACATGCTCAAGAGCATTGACGGCCGCAAGACTTTCATGACTTCTGTCGCAAGATAA
- a CDS encoding carbohydrate-binding protein codes for MKLLKKATMFGLLAGFGVSALADNPISTYHYLADPGAAADDDYFYIITDSDDPAPYNSNGYKIYALYAFRSRDMQNWTDFGIIYDARKVSGINDIWASGIAVHNGTFYIVFPDGGGGGIGYIKAPAIEGPWTNAVGQGKDKLVGGRGIIGCDGVSWCFDPGIFIDDDGTTYVTWGGGESNSRPNTDNFDIVKLNDAKNAPVGNGSHVKVNNLPTRKMLEASYIHKHKGTYYFSYSTGWQQGAPTIDYGTSNNVMGPYTWKGTILGDPSMNGRSINGNNNHHGIAEFKGHSYVVYHDRRIAKGHNGLEIIPADDGKAKPNEGYHRSVSVDEMFYNADGTIQTVKVTDEGPAQIENFDPYDWYPALTSSKQKGIRSRSNFVQGKAADHVMLPLSSKEAWLRVSGVDFGAGATGFTVEAASTTDGNKVEIRSGSATGTLAGTCTIKNTGNKNTYAENKCEVEGLKGIVKQLFLVFKGNQDSTMAVKAWGFEGSGTTPPEPQKPFSGKAWEIPGKIEMEDFDIPGSGRGSEIKSYSENDSEDHGAESNGGKSYREDTGVDIYKKATGYVVGYNQSGEWLEYTVNVKEDGDYTMFASVATDNSTASFTLAIDDKSIAEVPVSGDSWDDFVKVKANVKLTAGEHVLRFTVTGDWFDIDYMQFAAGKNATDPDDETIGIKGFRVLGADAVANFDVFDLNGKKITSFTARHIHEAKKLWRDNAMSKSVQGVCIIRNRNNGAVARVRTTR; via the coding sequence ATGAAACTACTTAAGAAAGCAACGATGTTTGGACTCTTGGCGGGCTTTGGAGTAAGCGCTCTCGCTGACAACCCGATTTCTACTTACCACTACTTGGCTGACCCGGGTGCAGCCGCTGACGATGATTACTTCTACATCATCACGGACTCCGATGACCCGGCTCCGTACAATTCTAACGGTTACAAGATTTACGCCCTTTATGCATTCCGCAGTAGGGATATGCAGAACTGGACCGACTTCGGCATTATTTACGATGCCCGTAAGGTGAGCGGCATTAACGACATTTGGGCTTCTGGCATTGCCGTGCATAACGGCACGTTCTACATCGTGTTCCCCGATGGCGGTGGCGGTGGCATTGGCTACATCAAGGCTCCTGCAATTGAAGGCCCCTGGACAAACGCCGTGGGCCAGGGCAAGGATAAGCTTGTCGGTGGCCGAGGCATTATCGGTTGCGATGGCGTTTCTTGGTGCTTTGACCCGGGTATCTTTATTGATGACGACGGTACGACCTACGTGACGTGGGGCGGTGGCGAAAGCAATAGCCGTCCGAATACAGACAACTTTGATATCGTCAAGCTGAACGATGCGAAGAATGCCCCGGTGGGCAACGGTTCCCATGTGAAGGTGAACAACTTGCCGACCCGCAAGATGCTCGAAGCTTCTTACATCCACAAGCATAAGGGTACTTACTACTTCTCTTACAGTACCGGCTGGCAGCAAGGCGCTCCGACGATTGACTATGGCACGTCTAACAACGTCATGGGACCGTACACCTGGAAGGGTACGATTCTTGGCGACCCGAGCATGAACGGCCGTAGCATCAACGGCAACAACAACCATCATGGTATTGCCGAATTCAAGGGCCATTCTTACGTTGTCTATCATGACCGCCGTATCGCGAAGGGCCACAACGGCTTGGAAATTATCCCGGCGGATGATGGCAAGGCAAAACCGAACGAAGGTTACCACCGTAGCGTTTCTGTTGATGAAATGTTCTACAATGCTGACGGCACCATTCAGACGGTGAAGGTGACGGATGAAGGTCCGGCACAGATTGAAAACTTTGACCCGTACGATTGGTATCCGGCACTCACGAGCTCCAAGCAGAAGGGCATCCGCAGCCGCTCTAACTTTGTGCAGGGCAAGGCCGCTGACCATGTGATGCTCCCGCTTTCGAGCAAGGAAGCTTGGCTCCGCGTGTCGGGCGTGGACTTTGGCGCTGGCGCAACGGGCTTTACCGTTGAAGCCGCAAGCACGACTGATGGTAACAAGGTCGAAATCCGCTCGGGTTCTGCAACGGGTACGCTTGCGGGTACTTGCACCATCAAGAATACCGGCAACAAGAACACCTATGCCGAAAACAAGTGCGAAGTTGAAGGCCTCAAGGGCATTGTAAAGCAGTTGTTCCTCGTGTTCAAGGGTAATCAGGATTCGACCATGGCAGTCAAGGCCTGGGGCTTCGAAGGCAGTGGCACGACTCCGCCGGAACCGCAGAAGCCGTTTAGCGGTAAGGCTTGGGAAATCCCGGGCAAGATTGAAATGGAAGACTTTGACATTCCGGGCTCTGGCCGCGGTAGCGAAATCAAGTCCTACAGCGAAAACGATTCCGAAGACCACGGTGCCGAAAGCAACGGCGGCAAGAGCTACCGCGAAGACACTGGCGTCGATATCTACAAGAAGGCTACGGGCTACGTCGTGGGCTACAACCAGTCCGGCGAATGGCTCGAATACACCGTGAACGTCAAGGAAGATGGCGACTACACGATGTTTGCATCTGTGGCTACGGACAATTCCACGGCTAGCTTTACGCTCGCCATTGACGACAAGTCCATCGCCGAAGTTCCGGTTTCCGGTGACAGCTGGGATGACTTTGTGAAGGTCAAGGCCAATGTGAAGCTCACGGCCGGTGAACATGTCCTGCGCTTCACTGTTACGGGCGACTGGTTCGATATCGACTACATGCAGTTTGCTGCTGGCAAGAATGCTACGGATCCGGACGACGAAACGATTGGTATCAAAGGCTTCAGGGTGCTTGGTGCCGATGCAGTCGCAAACTTCGACGTGTTCGATCTGAACGGCAAGAAGATTACGAGCTTCACGGCTCGCCACATCCACGAAGCTAAGAAGCTCTGGCGCGATAATGCCATGTCCAAGAGCGTGCAGGGCGTTTGCATCATCCGTAACCGTAACAACGGCGCGGTGGCAAGAGTAAGAACGACTCGTTAA
- a CDS encoding carbohydrate-binding protein produces MNMKRLAALGLLAGFGVSALADNPISSYHYLADPSCASDGDTFYILTDVDDYNNQTNWNYDIVGLYAFTSEDMKNWTDHGMIFRSRREFGNYPNNTWASGIAVKNGKVYIVYPDGASGVGMITAPAIDGPYTDPVKETHGVNRIAGGGSLIGSCDGIAHCFDPGILIDDDGKGYVIFGGGESSSRPYGNNFDIISFTESNGKITFDKNSLKKVSLPNSFEAPYLHKKGSTYYLSFNNRSQVIDYGMSNNIWGPYTFVGTVIPGIGSVPDAHGEGGNNHQGFAPFKDKWYAVYHDRRLVTSDNHPAATTQQGVRSENPNYENHRSVSIDELTWNGDKMNKLTFTREGPKQIKNFDPYKTYKATTSSKQMNIRSRTDWTKGQPVKHVLLPLTSRSESWIRVTGVDFGKGAENLRIKAANVGDGNKIEIHTGSATGTLAGTCELAKTANNMTFVDNDCEMKGLTGVIDQVFFVFKNNGKDSTMGVLEWEFQGTKREPEPQTPFGGKAWAIPGKIEMENFDEPGYGAGNDSYSENDSDDHGAESNGGKSYREGTGVDIYKKATGYVVGYNQADEWLEYTVNVEKEGDYTMFAAVASANATSGFKLSIDGDDITESISVPKNDGEENYDDYSKVKANVKLPSGKHILRFTVTGDWMDIDYIQFAAGKDAKDPDEGGEVGIRQMVRMNAIAAATYDVFDLTGKKVSSFTAHSMDEAKNMLRGGAQANVQGVCIIRNRGTGMMAKVRMTR; encoded by the coding sequence ATGAACATGAAACGTTTGGCTGCACTGGGCTTACTTGCTGGCTTTGGAGTAAGTGCGCTTGCTGACAACCCTATTTCTAGCTATCACTATCTGGCAGACCCCTCTTGCGCCTCTGACGGTGATACCTTCTACATCTTGACCGATGTGGATGATTATAACAACCAGACAAACTGGAACTACGATATTGTTGGCCTTTACGCCTTCACGTCTGAAGACATGAAGAACTGGACTGATCACGGCATGATTTTCCGTTCGAGGCGTGAATTCGGCAATTACCCGAACAACACTTGGGCTTCGGGCATTGCCGTGAAAAACGGCAAGGTTTACATTGTTTACCCTGATGGTGCAAGCGGCGTGGGCATGATTACCGCTCCGGCTATCGATGGTCCTTATACCGACCCGGTCAAGGAAACCCATGGCGTCAATAGAATTGCAGGTGGCGGTAGCTTGATTGGTAGCTGCGACGGCATTGCGCACTGCTTTGACCCGGGCATCTTGATTGATGACGACGGCAAGGGTTACGTGATTTTCGGTGGTGGCGAAAGCTCCAGCCGCCCGTATGGCAACAACTTTGACATTATCAGCTTTACCGAAAGCAATGGCAAGATTACTTTCGACAAGAACTCCTTGAAGAAGGTTTCTTTGCCGAACTCTTTTGAAGCTCCTTACCTGCACAAGAAGGGTAGCACTTATTACTTGAGCTTCAACAACCGTAGCCAGGTGATTGACTATGGTATGTCCAACAATATTTGGGGGCCTTATACCTTCGTAGGTACGGTTATTCCGGGAATTGGCTCCGTGCCTGATGCGCACGGCGAAGGTGGTAACAACCACCAGGGCTTTGCTCCGTTCAAGGACAAGTGGTATGCCGTTTACCACGACCGTCGCCTGGTGACTTCCGATAACCACCCGGCTGCAACGACGCAGCAGGGCGTGCGCTCCGAAAACCCGAACTACGAAAACCACAGAAGCGTGTCCATCGACGAACTCACGTGGAATGGCGACAAGATGAACAAGCTCACCTTCACACGTGAAGGACCAAAGCAGATTAAGAACTTCGACCCGTACAAGACCTATAAGGCAACGACGAGTTCCAAGCAAATGAACATCCGTAGCCGTACCGACTGGACCAAGGGCCAGCCGGTCAAGCACGTGCTCTTGCCGCTTACGAGCCGTAGCGAATCCTGGATCCGCGTTACTGGCGTGGACTTCGGTAAAGGTGCTGAAAACCTCCGCATCAAGGCCGCAAACGTGGGCGATGGCAACAAGATTGAAATTCATACGGGTAGTGCGACGGGTACGCTCGCCGGTACTTGCGAACTTGCAAAGACCGCCAATAACATGACCTTCGTGGATAACGATTGCGAAATGAAGGGCCTTACGGGCGTTATCGACCAGGTGTTCTTCGTGTTCAAGAACAATGGCAAGGACTCTACCATGGGCGTTCTTGAATGGGAATTCCAGGGTACGAAGCGCGAACCTGAACCGCAGACTCCGTTTGGCGGCAAGGCTTGGGCGATCCCGGGCAAGATCGAAATGGAAAACTTCGATGAACCGGGTTATGGCGCTGGCAACGATTCTTATAGCGAAAACGATTCCGATGACCACGGTGCCGAAAGCAATGGCGGCAAGAGCTACCGCGAAGGTACCGGCGTCGATATCTACAAGAAGGCGACGGGTTACGTTGTCGGTTACAACCAGGCCGATGAATGGCTGGAATATACTGTGAATGTCGAAAAGGAAGGCGACTACACGATGTTTGCTGCTGTGGCTTCTGCCAATGCGACCTCTGGCTTTAAGCTCTCCATCGATGGCGACGATATTACGGAATCGATTTCTGTCCCGAAGAACGATGGCGAAGAAAACTATGACGACTACAGCAAGGTGAAGGCTAATGTGAAGCTCCCGTCGGGTAAGCATATCCTCCGCTTTACCGTGACTGGCGACTGGATGGACATCGACTACATCCAGTTTGCAGCAGGCAAGGATGCCAAGGACCCGGATGAAGGTGGCGAAGTGGGTATCCGTCAGATGGTTCGCATGAATGCAATCGCTGCTGCAACTTACGACGTGTTTGACTTGACCGGTAAGAAGGTCTCTAGCTTCACGGCCCATAGCATGGACGAAGCGAAGAACATGCTTCGTGGTGGCGCCCAGGCTAATGTGCAGGGCGTGTGCATCATCCGCAACCGTGGCACTGGCATGATGGCTAAGGTCCGCATGACGCGCTAG
- a CDS encoding DUF4423 domain-containing protein, translated as MVTFSDIADYRDFLKEFYDRRKVEMPFYSYRMMGDKLGLDSSYLYRVLQKKQHLPAHALPAAKEILALSGREAEYFDLLYSAAVSKDKTKREELMAKALSLRDVERHSLQAAELKLLENWWIPAVRAYLELNGGVVNVKQIAKDICPPITEEQALEAIETLKSVGLVKKLASGKLALTEAHLTVGGPEKAKAVRNFQRQVLSLASDALENVPVNERNISTLTLSVDQSCFEDLGDMLREFRRLVQKRVDGAKNPDRVMQLSMAFYPVARKGGASENTIIKGEGAGVKK; from the coding sequence ATGGTTACTTTTTCTGACATAGCGGATTACCGCGACTTCTTGAAGGAATTCTACGACAGGCGCAAGGTCGAGATGCCCTTCTACAGCTACCGCATGATGGGTGATAAGCTCGGGCTAGACTCCAGCTATCTCTATCGCGTATTGCAAAAGAAGCAGCACTTGCCTGCTCATGCATTACCTGCGGCAAAGGAAATCCTTGCGCTGAGTGGTCGCGAGGCCGAATACTTCGACCTCCTGTATTCTGCTGCTGTCAGCAAGGATAAGACCAAGCGCGAAGAACTCATGGCGAAGGCACTCTCGCTGCGCGACGTGGAACGCCATTCTTTGCAGGCTGCTGAACTTAAACTCCTCGAAAACTGGTGGATTCCTGCGGTACGCGCCTACCTGGAATTGAACGGTGGTGTTGTAAACGTCAAGCAGATTGCTAAGGATATCTGCCCGCCGATCACTGAGGAACAGGCTCTCGAAGCCATTGAAACTTTGAAGAGCGTCGGTCTCGTGAAGAAGCTTGCATCGGGCAAGCTCGCACTCACCGAAGCCCATTTGACAGTAGGGGGGCCCGAAAAGGCGAAGGCTGTGCGCAATTTCCAGCGCCAGGTGTTGAGCCTTGCGAGCGATGCGCTCGAAAACGTCCCCGTCAATGAACGCAATATTTCTACACTGACCCTATCTGTAGACCAGTCCTGCTTCGAGGATTTGGGCGACATGTTGAGGGAATTCCGCCGTCTAGTCCAAAAAAGAGTAGACGGAGCCAAGAATCCTGATCGTGTTATGCAGCTTTCTATGGCTTTTTATCCGGTTGCCCGTAAAGGAGGGGCATCGGAAAATACTATAATAAAAGGGGAAGGTGCAGGAGTAAAAAAATGA
- a CDS encoding FKBP-type peptidyl-prolyl cis-trans isomerase, which yields MSKLKFFIVMLACCTAWAVPFKVETLKEGAGESIRAGQLIKVHYKGYLAVDSAMVNKAATDSTVEAPYFANSYYSEQPLEFTIGVGQVIEGWDKGLVGMKIGEVRKLSVPSVMAYGDNSLEGIPPNSDLMFVVELVHAEKPLEADKFPANVDKLKWRDMGRGLKVYDEKAGSGKLNAAGNVIKVHYTGWLLSGRKFGSSKDLGKPLEAVMGAGKMIKGWETGLEGMREGGVRWLRVSPAMGYGATAFSMIPPNSTLLFRVEMVSSDVDPELAKHMDFFPDTTLLKYENGPEGLRYAIVKPGEGEPARSGHRAIVHYTGWMVNGYKFDSSRDRGQPFAFELGAGNVIRGWELGVQGMLPGEKRILVVPPGLGYGSRGAGPIPGGATLIFAVEYLGEE from the coding sequence ATGTCAAAATTAAAGTTTTTTATAGTGATGCTTGCTTGTTGTACTGCCTGGGCCGTCCCGTTTAAGGTCGAAACGCTCAAGGAGGGCGCGGGAGAGTCCATTCGTGCAGGTCAGTTGATTAAGGTCCATTATAAAGGTTATTTGGCGGTCGATAGCGCAATGGTGAACAAGGCCGCAACGGATTCGACGGTCGAGGCTCCCTATTTTGCAAACTCTTATTACAGCGAACAGCCGCTGGAATTCACGATTGGCGTGGGTCAGGTGATTGAAGGCTGGGACAAGGGCCTTGTCGGCATGAAGATTGGTGAGGTGCGCAAGCTCTCGGTGCCCTCCGTGATGGCTTATGGCGACAACTCTCTCGAAGGCATTCCGCCTAATAGCGACTTGATGTTCGTTGTTGAACTTGTCCATGCCGAAAAGCCGCTCGAAGCAGACAAATTCCCGGCTAATGTAGATAAACTCAAATGGCGTGACATGGGCCGCGGGCTCAAGGTCTACGATGAAAAGGCGGGTAGTGGCAAGCTGAACGCTGCGGGTAACGTAATTAAGGTTCATTACACGGGCTGGCTTCTCTCCGGTCGCAAGTTCGGTAGCTCTAAGGATTTGGGCAAGCCGCTCGAAGCTGTGATGGGCGCCGGCAAGATGATCAAGGGCTGGGAAACGGGTCTTGAAGGGATGCGCGAGGGCGGCGTTCGCTGGTTGCGCGTGTCGCCGGCAATGGGCTATGGCGCTACGGCGTTCTCGATGATCCCGCCGAACTCTACGCTTTTGTTCCGTGTCGAGATGGTTTCTAGCGATGTGGATCCGGAACTGGCAAAGCACATGGATTTCTTCCCGGATACAACACTCCTCAAGTACGAAAATGGCCCGGAAGGTTTACGTTATGCTATCGTGAAGCCGGGCGAAGGCGAACCGGCCCGTTCTGGTCACCGCGCCATTGTGCATTACACAGGCTGGATGGTGAATGGTTACAAGTTCGACAGTTCCCGCGATCGCGGTCAGCCGTTTGCATTTGAACTCGGTGCGGGTAACGTGATCCGCGGCTGGGAGCTCGGCGTGCAGGGCATGCTCCCCGGCGAAAAGAGAATCCTCGTGGTGCCGCCTGGCCTTGGCTACGGCAGCCGCGGTGCAGGTCCGATTCCTGGCGGTGCAACGCTCATCTTTGCCGTGGAATACCTCGGAGAGGAATAG